The following coding sequences lie in one Salvelinus fontinalis isolate EN_2023a chromosome 21, ASM2944872v1, whole genome shotgun sequence genomic window:
- the LOC129818080 gene encoding MOB kinase activator 3B — protein sequence MSIALKQVFNKDKTFRPKRKFEPGTQRFELHKKAQASLSSGVDLRAAVALPHGEDLNDWVAVHVVDFFNRINLIYGTVCEFCTEKSCPVMSGGPRYEYRWQDDHKYKKPTALPAPKYMNLLMDWIEVQINNEDIFPTSIGIPFPKNFIQICKKIICRLFRVFVHVYIHHFDRMMQMGAEAHVNTCYKHFYYFSTELNLIDRKELEPLKEMTSGMCH from the exons ATGTCCATCGCCCTGAAGCAGGTCTTCAACAAGGACAAGACCTTCCGCCCCAAGCGTAAGTTTGAGCCGGGGACGCAGCGTTTCGAGCTGCATAAGAAGGCTCAGGCGTCACTGAGCTCCGGAGTTGACCTGAGGGCGGCGGTTGCTTTGCCCCACGGGGAGGATCTGAACGACTGGGTGGCAGTACACGTGGTGGACTTCTTCAACCGAATCAACCTCATCTACGGGACGGTGTGTGAGTTCTGCACGGAGAAGAGTTGTCCGGTCATGTCCGGGGGTCCTAGGTATGAGTACCGATGGCAGGACGATCACAAGTATAAGAAGCCAACAGCTCTACCGGCTCCCAAGTACATGAATCTACTGATGGACTGGATCGAGGTTCAGATCAACAATGAGGATATCTTCCCCACCAGTATAG GTATCCCGTTCCCCAAGAACTTCATCCAGATTTGTAAGAAGATCATCTGCCGTCTGTTCCGGGTGTTTGTCCACGTCTACATCCACCATTTTGACCGTATGATGCAGATGGGAGCTGAGGCCCACGTTAACACCTGTTACAAGCACTTCTACTACTTCAGCACAGAACTCAACCTCATAGACCGCAAGGAGCTGGAGCCACTG